The genome window atatatatatatttcttagaGGTATAATAAACCACATGCAATTCATTTAGAAGTAATGACTTTAAAACAAATGAGTTACTACCCTTAAGATTAAATTTGTATATCCATAGCCTTCATATTTAGAAAgactttcacttaaatttaacTAGACCAAAGTGGTGGGTCAACAAAATTATAGCGACAATAAATGTCACGcttaagattttagatattacGAGTTTgggatttatatatattttttaataaatttagctTTAGAATAGGTGTTCTCAACCTAAACATGTTTTTTCCCTATATGTATGTGCAcaaaaatggaccaaagtggtcCGAATGGAGTGTAGTTGACACAAATGGATTGAATTGGACCAAATGAAATGAAGTGAATAGAATGGACAAAATAGGATCGAATGGGAACAGGGTGAACCAAACTGGACCAAATAGGATTGAAGCTGACTGTataggaccgaagtggaccGTATAAGACCGAAGTGGATAGAATAAAACATGGTGGACTAATGTGGACTGAAAAGGATTGAAAGGGACTGAATAAGAACAAATGGATAGATTAGGGCCAAAGTGGACataatggaccaaataggaACATATATGACCAAATAGGACTGAATAGaaccgaataggaccaatgtcgatagaataggaccaaagtggacagaatgaACCGAATAAGACCAATGTAGACCAAATTGAACTAAAGTGGACTGAGGAGAACataatggactgaataggatGGAAGTGAACTGGATaaaacttttgaatatttaatttttattgcatttttagggctcatatttctaatttctaatgtatattttatttgtattttttaactcaaaactaaaatttttagcccaaatataagaaaatttcatatttttcaatccaaattttttttttaaaaaaaatgtatttttgagctaaacttgaaaagacaacctacaaaaagaatcaatttaaggcCCAATTATtccaaaatggaccaaagagGACCAAAATTGACCgagtggaccaaattggacctaAATAGACCTAATTGGATTGAATGGGACTGGTGTAGATCCAATTGGACTGAATagaaattgattaatttttagggtgaacaaattatcttcaacaaattttggagaaaaattataaattatatatacaattacaaaacaattatttattctcaCACATCACATAGGTCTGCGactaatttttattacaaaaggCCGTAGGAACGTGAAAGGGCACTAGTTAGTTTCTCCTTTCATCAACCAGTTACCGTAGACACTTTCAATCTCttgatatatataatatatctgAAAATTCATGTGAGATTTAACAATTTCTTTATATTATGTTAACTAGGGTTTGCATAAGAGATGTTTGGAACACCTAACTGACCTTATACTACCAGTATATAAGTTACAATTTACATCCATATGCCTTTTCCTATGTACGTGGATATGGGCTAACGTCTCTAATCTTTATCAAGTAAGAGGCAAATCATTGGGAACAACTAATATAGGTTTTTGATACATCTTTTCGGCGAAATGGGCAAAAGTCCATTTTTGCCTCATAGGCCGAAATGGGCATTTACCTCTTTCGTCCATCTACTCTTTCAATCTCGTGTTATCCAGCGAATTCCCATTTCTGAAGTATGGCTGGTGCTCTACTTTCTGCTATCGTGGAGCGGCTTGGTTCTTTCATTTCTTCAGAGTTCAAGTTGACAGTAACTGTTAAGGAAGAAGTCCAAGAGCTTGAAACCAAATTCCGTACCATTCAGGCAGTGCTCAATGATGCTGAGAAGAGGCAGCTGAAGGAGGAAGATGTGAAGCTTTGGTTAGATAAGCTCGAAGGCGTATCGTACGAGATCGACTACATGTTGGATGAGTGGAACACTGTCATGATCAAAGCAGAGATTgagaaacaacaaaaagaattcgaagaaaaagaaaaagctgaaACTAGTACTGCTAAGAAGAGGAAGGTATGGCCCCTCATCTCCTACTTCAATTTCTCAGTTCCTAATCTTTTACCGCATCGTGATATTGCTCATAAGATACAAGAACTTAACGAAAATTTAGATGAGACTTACAAAGAGAGGGAGATGTACGGGTTTGAATTGAGTAGGCCCATTCAAGAAGTAATTGAGAGACCAAAAACTACTTCTTATGTTGATGTGTCTGAAATTCTTGGTCGTGATAAGGTTAAGAATGATCTAGTGAGCGCCAGGGGCGGAGCTATAGCGATGCTTAGGGGGGCCATGGTCcccccaaatttaaaaaaattctttttatattatgtgtaagtattaaattttttaaatatttagctacaaaaataaaatttggccCCTCCAAATATTTGAGTTAGTCCAATGATGTtcataaaaaccaataaaatttttcaatcgATCTAGTAATTATAGAAATaaggtagtttttgttttctcaaatTCGTTTTTTTACGTGTTTGATATCAAATTAGACAGCTTTTGTATACTCATTGGAACTTAAAAGATGATAAGTTCCCCTAAAAATTATCTTACAAAAATACATATGTGAAAGTTTTTCCAATACCGTCCATCTACTCTTTCAATCTCTAGTGAGCGCCCTATTGGGCAAGGGTACTGAAAAAGATAAACACCCCCATGTAATCTCTTTGGTGGGCATGGGCGGTATTGGAAAAACTATTCTTGCCCAATTAGCCTACAATGATCAGGAGGTGCAAGCCCTTTTTGAGATAAAagtgtgggtttgtgttttgaatCCTTTCGATCAGTGCAAGGTTGCCAAAGAAATCCTTGAATCTATTGAACGTCGATCCTCCAACTTGACTGCATTGCAAAGTCTATTGGATAGAATTTGTGATAAAGTTGGGTGAAAGAAGTTTTTTCTTGTCTTTGATGATGTGTGGACTGAAGACTTTGTAATGTGGAAGCCATTCAGAGATGCACTCAAAAATTGTGGTTCCCAAAGTAGTAGAATTCTAGTCACCACACGTAAAGACCAAGTTGCGAAGATGATGGAAAGTGCAAATACGATCAAGTTGGAGGACTTGTCTGAGGAAGATTGTTGGTTGGTGTTTAGTAAAATAGCATTTTCTGATAAGGATCGTCAGCAATGTGAGCAACTAGAAGACTTTGGCAAACAAATATCAAAGAAGTGCAAAGGCTTGCCCCTTGCAGCAAGGACTCTAGGGAGTCTCATGCgcttaaagaaaagtaaagaagaatgGAAGAATGTTTTGAATAGCAATTTGTGGGAATTAGAAGTTGTTGAAAAAGGTCTTTTTGCACCATTGTTATTGAGTTACTATGATTTATCATCACCACTGAAATGGTGTTTCTCATACTGTGTTGTCTTTCCAAAAACTcatgttttttatgttgatGAGTTGGTATATATGTGGACAGCACATGGATTTGTTGAGTCAAGGGAAAATATGGAGGTGGAAATCATGGCACGAGAATACTTAGAAAATTTAGTCATTCGCTCTTTCTTCCAAGAATGCAAGGAATATAAACGGTTTGGCACAAGATACAAAATGCATGATATAGTGCATGACTTTGCACAATCAATTACTGAAGCTCACCATTTGGGATATTCAAGAAGGTCCCAATTTCCTCCATCTACTAATAGATCAAAAATCTACGCACTGTCATCTTTTTTAATCATAATGATTATAATATATCCAATTTAGTCCAGAATTTTAGCCATTTACTGGTATTAACTTTGCACTGCATGATGGAACTTCCGGATACAATAGGAAATTTAATACATTTAAGGTATCTTGATTTGTTTGAGTGTAAAGAATATGTTTCTTTTCGCAAATGTGAAATGCCTGAAACTATATGTAATCTATgcaatttacaatttttgaGGCTTGGTGAGTCTATGAGTTCACCCAAAATATTACCACAGGAAATAGgtaaattaattaacttaagATTTCTTATTGGATATAACTTAGTGATTCCAAGAGGGATTGGAAGATTCACTTCTCTCAGAACATTAAATATTGTCCCCATAAGTGGTGAGGATAGCAAAGGAAGTAAACttgaagaattaaaaaatttgaaccaTCTTCGTGATTTGTATCTATCTTTTAATGAAGGGTTTGATCCAATTGCCTTAGCTCCGAATGATAGAAGAATTGAGAGTAATGTATTAAGTTTAAATGCGTTAGAGCCACCTCAAGACTTGGAGAAGTTACGCATTAGTTATTACCGGGGCACCACAATGTCTCCTATTTGGTTGGCATCTTTAACCAATTTGAAAGAGCTTTGTCTCTATTACGCCACAGAGTTAATGAGTTTGCCTTCTTTGGGGATGATTCCGTGCCTCGAATCATTAACTATATCGTTTGCGCAGAGATTGAAAAAAGTTGGAGTTGATTTTTTGGGAATAGAatctgaaaacaaaaaagaagacatGAAAATATTCCCAAATTTGAAATATCTCGAATTCTTTGGTTTGGGCGAGTGGGAAGAATGGATTGGAGGAACGAGagaaggaggaaaagaagacGAAGACTGTATTACTATAATGCCGCGTCTTCAAAAGTTGACAATTCACTACTGCAGAAAGTTAAAGTCGTTGCCGGATTTCCTGCGTACAACTCCATTGAAGGAATTGGAGATTGGTGACTGTCCAATTATCAAGAAACGTTGTCGAAGAGAGGACTGGCGCAACATTTCTCACATCCCAATCATCAAATTAACTGACACTCCATTCCCTACGTTGCGGTAACTAGTTCggcttcttcttttattttgaaaacaaatacTGTCAATTAAATATTCTCATTTTCTAGTTAAAATTCCGACGGAAAATAAATTACTAACAACGTAGATTTATGAAATTTAACATattcacataaatttgaattaGCGCGGTTTATTGTTGTTGCTTAGATTCAGAGCTATGTATCCAAAATTGATTGATgggtttaataaaatttcacaaataattttaaaaaaataaattaaagtttggAATTTTAGATAGACTAATCAAATGAACAGGGTCACAAAATTTTGACTCATTTGCATTTAAAAGTAAACAACTAAATTCAAATGCCTACCTCTTTCTATTTCATTTGcggtttaatattttatatgggTCTTGCTCATTTTCTTGATTTCAGGTAAACAAACAATGATCGTCCGTAATTTTATCAAATTCTGGCAAAACTCACAACGACACTGTCAGCAATGGTTTTCTGAAGGGCGTGTGAGCAAGTCTGAATCAATAAAGGGTAACTTCTTCCTCTTCTGCTACTTCTGCCATTTGGCTgaaacatcattttattattttaattatctctcaaaaactCCCACCAAAGAAATTACTAGCAACTTTGTCAAATTTAGGCCAAACTCACAACAACCCCATCACCAATTATTCTACCTAGTAAGACCACTATTTGCAACATTACCGGAATGCATGTGTGAATATAAcgaagaatttttgtttttgttttttaaaatgaacCCAAACTGAATAGTGCTGAAACTTTACTAGTAGATTTTTATTATTGGCATCTGGCCTTGTTAtataatattcttatttttactatCTACAACTTATGCAACATTCTATCCTTAATTTTGAGGGCTTGAGTGTGTAGTTGCTAATCTTCAGGCTTTGATGTTACAACTTTAAAAGTTTGAATCTGGATGCATATAGATTTCTTGTCTTAGTGATGTGTTTCTTGTCAATGAAGATGGGGAAGAGTGGGATGTTACCACCAAGGGTTGAGGGGAGAATTTGATAAATACTTGCTATTTGTTGCAATCCATAGTTGCCCATTTTGAAAAGGACACCGTAAAAAGTGGAGAGGAGAAGATTGGACCAGTCCTAACTTGCTTGATTTAGGCACTTAAATTTTGCTTCTTGAATATGTTACTCTGtactttctacttttttttttctctaatttatttccgcatttgttttttgttctatgatcaataattattatttttttaacctaatAAAATACCCTAGGAATTTTTTGCTCTCCTTCAGTCTAGacattatgtaaaatatttctCAATCTTAACATCATATCATAGTGCTTTTTGTAGAAAGCTCTGTTATGACTTCAAAGATGCTAGTAACATTTGTACATAatcttttatctttctttatcaatgctagaaaaatattatttcttcattctatgAGTAATACTAGAAGGCAAACCATGGTGCAATGGTAAGTGCCCTCCACCCAAACCATGTGTAGTTAGGGCAAAGGCATGGCATTGGGTATAACAATTCTATGAGTAATACTACTATAAAGAAGAGAGAGGGGCATTCAAAGCTTAAAAATGTTATTGGTAGTTATCAAGTTTTAAAGTTATAGGGTTAGGTACTTGCTAGTTATCTATTTATAAAGTAATATTGTATTCTTATTTCTTGTCTTAGTGTTTGAAGTACTTCGTTACATGGAAGTGTGTGAAGTGCACAAAGTGACCATCAAGGATTCGGGCAAGGAGACAAAATACCTTGGATTATGTACTCTTCTACTGTAAGGCATATCTCAATATTTCTGCTTAATCATCTTTCTGTTTTTACTTATAATCTTCTCCATCTATAAAAACCTCCTGCTGAATATCTAATTCTCTTTTGGCCTTATTTCAACCAAACATCAGATTTGGGGGAGTACATTTTGTGATGAAGCAAAGTGTCACTCTTGGATGCACATTTTAATGTTTGTAAGTGGGTTTTCAACATCTAATGCATAGTAGTGAAGCCCACTGTAGGAATTGACATTCTAATGTTGGAAATAGTCTGTACAACTAGTCGcccaaaaatttattaaaaaaaaagaagaaagagaaagcatTGCTAAGTACTCTTTGGATTGCTTGTGTATGGCTCATGATGCTCATTCCTAGTTTAATGCTTAGGCTTTGAAATACGTTTGGTATTTGCAAAGAAgtctaaaaatcaaaatttaaattgcttGCTATTGTTTCAAAACATCAAAATTGATGGTGACTATGTGCATAAAGAGTTAAGGACCTTTGTTGTTTTAGTTATCTTGTCTTTCTTTTGCAGTTCAAATGCCTATACTATTTTCTGAGTTCGTGGCTTCAGCCTTCCTGCACAGTCAGCAACTTATTTTCCAAGTACATGAACCAAATAAACTCTGGGTTCTCGTAGACTGGTACTGCATATCTCATCTCAACAGGTACCTATTAAGtcttatttttctcataatatACTTTTCTGTTAGCCTTTTCATATTATCTGAGAAGTAGAACAATATAATTATGTAATTATCATTATGAATTTTGTATCATTACTATAAATATTGCTCAATGTCATTCTGCTGTGTTTATGTGAGTTTGAATTCATTGTGAACGAATAGCAACTTACTGGGGATTAGAGGTCTAGTCCAAGCCTGCTTTGACACAATGTTCATATAAATAATTGTCTTACATAAAATGTTTCATTGAAATAATGGTCTTATATCCAGCATACTAAAGAACTTTCTTAAATTTTCAATATGTTGTACACTTTATCAAGAAATTGCTAGAAGCCTAGAATTCATGGGTGGGGAATCAAACACCGGATTGATGTTGGGATGGATGGAGGTTAGAAAAGCTTAATCATGGTGAGTATAATTGTTCTTTTCTAGAAAAGGGCAATAGAAGAGAAGTTTGCCCATTATTTTCCATTGATAAAATCATTTTGTTTTCAGAAGTAAAAAATTTCCATTTGATCGGCAATAAATAAACCTATagttgaaacttttcatttctCAGGCTTTACTCATAAGTATATTTTCTGTTTTCTCCCCTTCATCCTAAATCAATGACCTCATTTGTAAAACTTATGCAGTCTAAGCCTATTGGAGAAGAGTTGTCTATACTGTTGAAAATTGTTAGGCAAGGATGCACCTCAAAATAGAATGCACTGAACCTCTTTCATCAACAGTTTTATCGTGGTTTGCCATCTAAACAACTGTGGGAGTTGAGTACTTGTTTAACCATATGGCAAAGCAAAAGGCATTATATCCAACAGGAAAACCCCAGCAGAGAATTCACCATTTGCTGAAACCAATTTGTCAGTTGGTTTCTCAACTGGAAGAGATGTGCCTCTAAGAGTGTCTAGTGTATTAGATGAAGATAGAGGAAGAGTTGTAGCAGACATAGatcaatgaagaaaattgaGATATCCATAAGAAATGCAAGAGGTATTGCACGATTGAGATCTTTCTACTTGTTAAATATTCTtcattatatataattgaagaaGGAAATGTTCTGCCCACTTCTTAAATAATCTTTCTACTTGTTTGCCTGCCCACTAGTTTCGCACACCAAGACTTTTTATGTGATGTTTAaccaagaaaatataataaaaaaataaatgaaaaaacaagTGAAAAGACAATGAATATAGACCAACTTCTAAATGAAGATTTAGATTGTGTATAGGTGATTCTATAATTCATGGTCAAGCTCTTGTTTCTGCATACCATTCATTATGATGGCTGATTGTATTCACATTCCAGCAAACATTTAATATTGATCTGTTGACTCGCTACATGCTTGGTGCAATTTAGACAAGCTTGAAGACATTGTTTTATATCccaaaaatggtaaatttattCAAGCAAGCATGGCATTGGAAAATTCCTCACTGGGAGGGCAAATCAGCCCAAGCAAAGCCTAGTCCAAGTACTGAGTATATATTAAACTCAATTATGGCCTTGTTTGGTGGGGGATTGGGGGCCATGTTCTCTTTATGCTgtctgatttattttttaaaatcaatatgATGATATAATGCAGTATATATAAGTATGTGCCATTGATATGCTAAAGGCTTGAGGGATTTTTTGTTTTACGTTTTAATTGTTGAGaccattaatgaaaattttggattcaAAGCTATAATTTCTAGAGTGTTGCTCATAATGATCACAATGGTACTATCTTATCAATTTGGGATGATGTTTCCATCAACCATAAGAAGAGTTGAAAATAAGAGGTGTTTGTATTATTATTCCTCTAATGCATGCATCTTCAATGTTTGATGACATTATTTCCAGCAAAAACATTATTGACCACTCATATATAACAGCCTTTGACGCTTTCGCCTTGAATGATCTTCTTCCTTAGTTGGTGATTAATGAAAAAGCTTGTTGGCATAAGTTACAtaaattttctctaattttgatttaaacCATAAATTTTCTAATACTCTTCTCACGTACCAACATTTGTGTATATGAGAAATAAATTTGAGGTTTTAGTATTTTATGATAAGATATATTCTTGTTGTGACATTTCTTCCTCATTTTTCATGACAACCCTAACTCATTTGGAAATAATAGTATATTACTTGCCAATATTACAGTCCAATATGGTTTACTAGTTCCTCCTAGTAGCAGCCGGAGGGTGATACAAGTCAAACAAGTGGAATCTCACTTGAGATAGGGAGCAACCCAAAAACCTTGGTGGGAATGGACACACACTAACGAATATCAGTTGCACAATCTAAAAGGATATGCTTTCAGATTCAGAAGCTTGGGATGCAACTCAACTTCTATAGTGACATATTGGATTCAAAGTACAAATCAATTTATTGCAGGTTCTCAAGATTTCATTTTCATGTATTGACTATTGAATATGTATTGATTTAGGGTGTGTGCATTAGTGCTCTATATTTTGGAAAAGTATCTTATGAGACTGTTTCATGagaattttctctcaaaacaCGTGTGAGTCCCATTTATCACCTAATaccataacaaaaacaaagactTAGTTCATTCAAAGTTTGTTTACACTTTCTAGTTTTCATCTTGTGTTTGAGTTCCTCAAGTCTTCGATTTGAAGCCTATCAAACTATTGAATGTTGTAAGAGTTTGATTTGGACACTTTCAAATTATTGAATATGTTATTTGGACACTATCAAACAATTGAATCTCAAAAGTCATATCAAATACGTTGCTTCTTTAAAAGCAGataatctatataatatctaaaagcaAATTTAGAATAGGTACTCTCAACCATTTATAAAGATTATGttgcattttctttataaatggttgcattttgtttaattttgttatgGATTGTCTCAAAATGAGCAGGTTATTATTTTTGagtaaaaacaattttatcaaggTTATAGAAAAATCCTTGCACAGGTTGAACAAATAGATATCTCATGCTCTCTGGACCTTATTCAGGTTTGGTGCATGACAATGTACCAATTGTagcaaaaaatatatgcaaagtGTGTGAAAAGTTGCGAGATAACATAGAAAATCTAAACAAGGTCACTCTTACCCAACATCATAACGGCTTaatggagactatcacctaaaaaTTTACACtgtataactcccacatctcatAAATGtcattttcaatcatttttacATGTGCATACTTAGAGGTTTGACACTTTAAGCATAGAGCACAACTTTAAAGTTTCCTTTTATTTACCCTAATAGATGTGCAGTGCATGACCTATTACCTAGTTTTGTGGCACCAGCATTTTCTATAAGCACGGGTTTGTTTTTATTGACAAATACTAGGGGTGAGACGGTTATTTAGAAAATCACCTCACTTCCATAGAAAGTAAGCCTACTTCCACACTTATATGGATAAAATTCGTAAAGGGTACTCCTCTAATTTTGACACCCCATTCATTAGTGCTCTAAATATCatcaagaattttttaaataactcaACCTCCCCAACATTACAAGATAAATGCACTAACATCATATAAATacgttgaaaaaataaattagattagAACTTCTAACATCTatagccaataaaaaaaaaaatagtttttttataaaaataaaaattcactcTTGCCCTTGGTCGTTATTTTAACACAACATTTACTTCCCAGATCTTAATCACTAGTCCCAAATACAAGATGGGTAATTATTGTCAATCTTTCAAACATTGT of Quercus lobata isolate SW786 chromosome 8, ValleyOak3.0 Primary Assembly, whole genome shotgun sequence contains these proteins:
- the LOC115957073 gene encoding putative disease resistance protein RGA3, which translates into the protein MWKPFRDALKNCGSQSSRILVTTRKDQVAKMMESANTIKLEDLSEEDCWLVFSKIAFSDKDRQQCEQLEDFGKQISKKCKGLPLAARTLGSLMRLKKSKEEWKNVLNSNLWELEVVEKGLFAPLLLSYYDLSSPLKWCFSYCVVFPKTHVFYVDELVYMWTAHGFVESRENMEVEIMAREYLENLVIRSFFQECKEYKRFGTRYKMHDIVHDFAQSITEAHHLGYSRRSQFPPSTNRSKIYALSSFLIIMIIIYPI
- the LOC115957072 gene encoding disease resistance protein RGA2-like, producing MAGALLSAIVERLGSFISSEFKLTVTVKEEVQELETKFRTIQAVLNDAEKRQLKEEDVKLWLDKLEGVSYEIDYMLDEWNTVMIKAEIEKQQKEFEEKEKAETSTAKKRKVWPLISYFNFSVPNLLPHRDIAHKIQELNENLDETYKEREMYGFELSRPIQEVIERPKTTSYVDVSEILGRDKVKNDLVSALLGKGTEKDKHPHVISLVGMGGIGKTILAQLAYNDQEVQALFEIKVWVCVLNPFDQCKVAKEILESIERRSSNLTALQSLLDRICDKVG